The following proteins are encoded in a genomic region of Candidatus Binataceae bacterium:
- a CDS encoding 3-hydroxyacyl-CoA dehydrogenase family protein: MADNNKVVILGANGTMGAGAACVFAGAGYDVTMLARDDAKAKEGLTDTQNDARAEAIAERIRLGCYDKDLERSVSESAIIFESLAEDLALKKKFFELVDKYRRPDSVVATGSSGLSIAEMARGRSDSFRRNFLGIHLFNPPHVIVGTEVIPHGDTDPAVVKNVVAMLTKHLGRKVIVTKDRPAFVGNRVGFKVLNETAQLAGEHGVAYIDYLIGPHTGRAMAPLATIDLVGWDVHKAIVDNVFANCEDEAHECFKMPAYMEKGLAAGCLGDKTPERGGFYRKEGKAVFALNPKTGKHEALEKPAPIEFVEKMKSLNRVGKYRAAMKVFAEAEGADADLCRRVVLGYVSYGLNRVGEVAESPADVDTIMSYGFNWAPPCALVDLLGAKNTVALLKNAKLVVPHAIEQLAANDGKLFKGGVLEYGRTLVG, translated from the coding sequence TTGGCCGATAACAACAAGGTCGTAATTCTGGGCGCGAACGGCACGATGGGCGCGGGTGCGGCATGCGTCTTCGCCGGCGCGGGCTATGACGTGACGATGCTCGCGCGCGACGACGCGAAAGCCAAAGAGGGCCTCACCGATACGCAGAATGACGCGCGCGCCGAGGCGATCGCCGAGCGGATCAGGCTCGGGTGCTACGACAAGGACCTCGAGCGCAGCGTCTCCGAATCCGCAATCATATTCGAGTCGCTGGCCGAAGACCTCGCGCTCAAGAAAAAGTTCTTCGAGCTGGTTGATAAGTACCGTCGCCCCGATTCTGTCGTCGCGACCGGCTCATCTGGACTTTCGATCGCGGAGATGGCGCGCGGGCGCAGCGATTCCTTCCGCCGCAACTTCCTCGGTATCCATCTTTTCAATCCGCCGCACGTGATCGTCGGCACCGAAGTTATCCCTCACGGCGACACCGATCCCGCCGTGGTCAAAAACGTCGTCGCGATGCTGACCAAACATCTCGGGCGCAAAGTGATCGTGACCAAGGATCGCCCGGCCTTCGTCGGCAATCGCGTCGGATTCAAAGTTCTCAACGAAACGGCGCAGCTCGCCGGCGAGCATGGCGTTGCGTACATCGACTATCTAATCGGCCCGCATACCGGGCGCGCTATGGCGCCGCTTGCGACAATCGATCTCGTCGGATGGGACGTGCACAAGGCGATCGTCGATAACGTCTTTGCCAACTGTGAGGACGAGGCGCACGAGTGCTTCAAGATGCCCGCCTACATGGAAAAAGGCCTCGCCGCGGGATGCCTCGGCGACAAGACTCCGGAGCGCGGTGGCTTCTATCGCAAGGAAGGCAAGGCCGTCTTCGCGCTCAATCCGAAAACCGGCAAGCATGAAGCGCTCGAGAAGCCGGCGCCGATCGAATTCGTCGAGAAGATGAAGTCGCTCAACCGCGTCGGCAAGTATCGCGCGGCGATGAAGGTCTTCGCCGAGGCCGAGGGTGCCGACGCCGACTTGTGCCGGCGCGTCGTGCTCGGCTATGTGAGCTACGGGCTGAATCGCGTCGGCGAAGTGGCCGAATCGCCGGCCGATGTCGATACGATCATGAGCTACGGTTTCAACTGGGCGCCGCCGTGCGCGCTGGTCGATCTGCTGGGCGCCAAAAACACGGTCGCGCTCTTGAAGAATGCGAAGCTCGTGGTGCCGCATGCGATCGAGCAACTCGCGGCCAACGATGGTAAACTGTTCAAAGGCGGCGTGCTCGAATACGGCCGCACGCTGGTCGGCTAG
- a CDS encoding enoyl-CoA hydratase/isomerase family protein, with product MTDTRDFQTIKVEIEGPLGRLTLNRPERLNAIGATMLRELAEAARWFDTHRDLRVVIVSGAGRAFSAGADLKDSPAAAATASSGGSWLARREAGQLGLRAADALENMHAVTIAQVHGYAVGGGLVLAAVCDLRVAAEDALFFIPEIELGIPLAWGGIPRLVREIGPALTKELVMTCRRFSPAEAKAVGFLNRVVPASRLQHEVEELAQQLISMPSVPIAITKEHVNSVVRAMGTGTTAFSDGDVLMGSFGEEESRAAATKYREKALGKKK from the coding sequence GTGACTGACACTCGAGATTTCCAGACGATCAAGGTCGAAATCGAAGGGCCGCTCGGGCGGCTGACGCTCAATCGGCCGGAGCGGCTGAATGCGATCGGGGCGACGATGCTGCGCGAGCTGGCCGAGGCGGCGCGCTGGTTCGATACGCATCGCGATTTGCGCGTCGTGATCGTGAGCGGCGCGGGGCGCGCGTTTTCAGCAGGCGCCGATCTCAAGGATTCTCCCGCTGCTGCAGCGACTGCCAGCAGCGGCGGCTCATGGCTCGCACGGCGCGAGGCGGGACAGCTCGGATTGCGCGCGGCCGACGCGCTTGAGAACATGCACGCCGTCACGATCGCGCAGGTTCACGGCTATGCGGTCGGCGGCGGGCTCGTGCTCGCGGCGGTATGCGATCTGCGCGTGGCGGCCGAGGACGCATTGTTCTTCATCCCGGAAATCGAGCTCGGCATCCCGCTCGCATGGGGCGGCATCCCGCGTCTGGTGCGTGAGATCGGACCGGCGCTCACCAAGGAACTCGTGATGACGTGCCGCCGCTTCAGCCCGGCGGAGGCCAAGGCGGTCGGATTTCTAAATCGCGTCGTTCCCGCTTCGAGACTGCAACACGAGGTCGAGGAGTTGGCTCAGCAACTGATCTCGATGCCATCAGTGCCGATCGCGATCACCAAAGAGCACGTCAACTCGGTAGTGCGCGCGATGGGCACCGGCACGACGGCGTTCTCAGACGGCGACGTGCTGATGGGCTCGTTCGGCGAAGAGGAGTCCCGCGCCGCTGCCACCAAGTATCGCGAAAAAGCTCTCGGCAAAAAGAAATAG
- a CDS encoding acetyl-CoA acetyltransferase, whose translation MAKPVYVLGGAQTDFARNWSKEGKHFVAMMREATLGGLEATKIEPREVETAHVGNFAAELYAKQGHVGAFFVEIDPQFSGMPTSRHEAACASGSIALLAASAEIEAGRYDLACVCGVEQMKTVDSTTGGDYLGTAAWYEREAKGIEFPFPKLFGRLGDEYDKRFGLKDEHLAHISAVNYSNAKRNPNAQTRNWFMSESHAQQQSKFNTVIGGRIKVSDCSQVTDGSVAVFLASEEFATKWAKRNGKSLSDIPRILGWGHHTAPLEFEAKVLESKDDPYVLPHTRQTILDAFKRAGIAGVEQLSAIETHDCFTTSEYMAIDHFGLTKPGESWKAVEEGVIEMGGKCPINPSGGLIGAGHPVGATGVRQMLDVHRQLTATAGDYQVENAKTMAMLNIGGSGTTSCVFIVGK comes from the coding sequence ATGGCTAAACCCGTTTATGTCCTTGGTGGCGCGCAGACTGACTTTGCTCGCAACTGGTCTAAAGAGGGCAAACATTTTGTCGCGATGATGCGCGAGGCAACGCTCGGCGGTCTCGAGGCCACGAAGATCGAACCGCGCGAAGTCGAGACTGCGCACGTCGGCAACTTCGCCGCCGAACTCTACGCCAAGCAGGGTCACGTCGGCGCGTTCTTCGTCGAGATCGATCCACAGTTTTCCGGGATGCCGACCTCGCGGCATGAGGCCGCCTGCGCCTCGGGATCGATCGCGCTGCTGGCGGCATCGGCCGAAATCGAGGCGGGCCGTTACGATCTCGCCTGCGTATGCGGAGTCGAGCAGATGAAGACCGTTGATTCCACCACCGGCGGCGACTATCTCGGCACCGCCGCATGGTACGAGCGCGAAGCCAAGGGAATCGAGTTTCCCTTTCCAAAACTCTTCGGCCGCCTCGGTGACGAATACGACAAGCGCTTCGGCCTGAAGGATGAGCATCTCGCGCACATCTCGGCCGTCAATTATTCCAACGCCAAACGCAATCCCAACGCGCAGACGCGCAACTGGTTCATGAGCGAGAGCCACGCGCAGCAGCAGAGCAAGTTCAACACTGTGATCGGCGGGCGCATCAAGGTGAGCGACTGCTCGCAGGTAACAGACGGCTCGGTCGCGGTCTTCCTGGCGTCGGAAGAATTCGCGACGAAGTGGGCCAAGCGCAACGGCAAGAGCCTCAGCGACATCCCGCGCATCCTCGGATGGGGCCATCACACCGCGCCGCTCGAGTTCGAGGCCAAAGTCCTCGAGAGCAAGGATGATCCTTACGTGCTGCCGCATACGCGCCAGACGATCCTCGACGCCTTCAAGCGCGCCGGTATCGCGGGCGTCGAGCAGCTCTCCGCGATCGAGACCCACGACTGTTTCACCACCTCCGAGTACATGGCGATCGATCACTTCGGTCTGACCAAACCGGGCGAATCGTGGAAAGCGGTGGAGGAAGGCGTGATCGAGATGGGCGGCAAGTGCCCGATCAACCCGAGCGGCGGCCTCATCGGCGCCGGCCATCCTGTCGGCGCGACCGGAGTGCGCCAGATGCTCGACGTACATCGCCAGCTCACCGCCACCGCCGGCGACTACCAGGTAGAAAACGCCAAGACGATGGCGATGCTGAACATCGGCGGCAGCGGCACCACCAGCTGCGTCTTCATCGTCGGCAAGTAG